The following nucleotide sequence is from bacterium.
GGACGACGTCGAGGTCGCCTGCGAGAAGGTCTCGCGCCGCTTCGGCGTTCCCTACGAGGAGGTGGAGCGCACGTATCCCGTCCTCTGCCGCTTCCTCTCGTTGCCGATCGAGCAACTCGCCGACCAGCCCGCCGACCAGCTGAAGCGCGAGACCTTCGACGCCGTCGCGCGCCTCATCATGGGCGAGGCGGCGCGGCGTCCGGTGGTGATCGTCCTCGAGGACCTGCACTGGATCGACGAGCCGTCGCGCGAGCTGCTCGAGGATCTCATGCGGCGGCTCCACAGCGCCCACGTGCTGGTGCTGCTCACGCATCGCCCGGAGACGGCGCCGACGTTCCAGATCGCGACCGCGTTCTCGCAGCTCCTCCTGCGCCGCCTCGACGAGGCCGACGTCCGGCGCATCGCCGAGGCGGTCGCCGGCGGTACGTTGCCCGCCGACCTCGCGCCGGTGCTGGTCGCGAGGGCGGCGGGCAGTCCGTTCTTCGCCGAGGAGCTGGTGCGCGGGATGTGCGAGGACGGCACGCTCGTCTGCGAGGACGGCCACGTGCGCCTCACGCGGGCGCTGCGCGAGATGCCGATCCCCGGCACGATCCAGGAGGTCATCGCCGCGCGCCTCGATCGCTTGAGCGCCGCGGCCAAGCGCATCGTGCAGGTGGCGGCGGTGCTGGGCCGCCAGTTCCGCCGCAGCCAGCTCGAGGAGCTGCTCGCCGGCGAGCAGCTCGACGTGCCGCGCGAGCTCGAGGAGCTCGAGCGGCGCGGGCTCCTCCACCGCAAGAACCTCCTCGCCGCCGACGAGTTCCGCTTCGGCGAGAGCCTCACCCAGGAGATCGCCTACGAGACCCTGCTCCTGCGCCAGCGCCGCCAGCTGCACGAGCGCATCGGCCGCATGCTCGAAGGCGAGGACGCCGATCGGCCGGCCGAGCACGCGGCGCTGCTCGCACACCACTACGCGCACAGCGACGACCACGTGAAGGCCGTCGACGCCCTGCTGCGCGCCGCGACCGAGGCCGAGCGCCTGCCGTCGTACCGCGTCGCCTCGCAGTACTACCGCCAGGCATGGCAGCTCGCCGAGAGCGTGCTCGGCGAGCGCGAGGACGGGCACTTCCACCGCGCTGCGCTCGCGGGCGCCGCCGGCTTCGCCCGCCTCACCGTGTTCTTCGGCGGCGACGACGTCTGCGAGGCGCAGCGGGCGTCCGGCCGCGGCGTCGAGCTCGCGGAGATGCTCGGGCAGCCGGCCCAGGTCGCGAACCTGCGCTACTTCCGCGGCGTGCTCACCATCATGGGCCCCGAGGCCGACTACAAGACCGGGCTCCACATGGCCGAGGAGGGCCTCGCGCTGGCGCGGCGGCTCGGGCTGCGCGACGTCGTCCAGCGCATCGTGCGCGGCGTCGCGATGAACTACACCGCCGACGGCCGCTTCGCGCAGGCCGAGGCGGCGGTGGCCGAGACGCTCGCCGAGCTCGAGCGCGACGGGCTCACGACCGGCGAGATGTACCTCAGCACGCTCTGGGTGCGGGACATCACCCGCTACGCGAGCGACCGCTGGGACGAGGTCCTCGACAACGGCTATCACACCAACGCGCTGGCGCTGCAGTCGGGAAACCGCACCATGCGCACCGCGATGGCGACGCTCTTCGCGCCGATCCACTACCTGCGCGGCGACTACGAGGAGGCGCGCCGCTGGGCCGATCTCGGGCTCGACCTCGCGGAGCAGATCGCCAACGTCAACGCCTACGCCACCGCGGCCTCGCTGGCGATGCTGACGCGCACGCGGCTCGGCGAGACGTTCGACCCGGCGCCCTACGTCGATCGCATCGAGAAGGGGCTCGCCGCCGCCGGCACGATGCAGCTGAACACCCGCTTCGTCGGCGAAGCCCTGCTCGCGATCGGCGACGTCGACCGCGCCGACCGCATCACCGCGGGGCTGGTGGGCCGGCTCGGCGGCCGGCTCCGCCAGCTGCTCGTGCTGCTCGCGCGCGGCGACGTCCTCGTGCGGCGCGGCCGGCTGGGCGAGGCGGCGGGCTGCTTCGCCGAGGCCCGCAACCTCGCGGAGCTGATCGGCTCGCGCAGCGGCCTCGTCGGTGCGCTGCTCGGCGGTGCGGAGGTCGCGCTCGCCCGCGGCGCCACGCCGTGCGGGGTCGAGCGCGCCGCCGAGCTGGCCGACGAGCTCCGCATCGTGCATCTCGCCCCGCGCCTCGCCGCCGTGCGTGGCGCCGTCCTCGAGCTCCGCGGCGCGTGAC
It contains:
- a CDS encoding AAA family ATPase, producing MRCVTCGVDLIAGKPFCHACGARVASHCGSCGAILQAGWRFCPDCGAGVEGDAAPSPADPVARVLARRRDAGGGPTVVAASGPVEGERKVVSVLFCDLVGSTAIADRLDPEDFHELIEQYLDVAVSEVYRRGGVVTQLAGDGVMALFGAPVAHEDAPHRAVRAALAIRDAVEALSQRLRARHDAGLELRIGVNTGPVVAGTVGNDRRMEYTAIGDTTNLAARLEAAAEPGVILISESTHRLVRGHFEVEPIGQLALRGKSEPVAAYAVRDWRGPAAAMSIAEARGLTPFVGRAGELARLEDAYLRLGDGGMQVIAVVGDAGSGKSRLVHEFRQRLAGESAALFEGRCASMLHGLPYHPFLSMMGTWFDLDWEDDVEVACEKVSRRFGVPYEEVERTYPVLCRFLSLPIEQLADQPADQLKRETFDAVARLIMGEAARRPVVIVLEDLHWIDEPSRELLEDLMRRLHSAHVLVLLTHRPETAPTFQIATAFSQLLLRRLDEADVRRIAEAVAGGTLPADLAPVLVARAAGSPFFAEELVRGMCEDGTLVCEDGHVRLTRALREMPIPGTIQEVIAARLDRLSAAAKRIVQVAAVLGRQFRRSQLEELLAGEQLDVPRELEELERRGLLHRKNLLAADEFRFGESLTQEIAYETLLLRQRRQLHERIGRMLEGEDADRPAEHAALLAHHYAHSDDHVKAVDALLRAATEAERLPSYRVASQYYRQAWQLAESVLGEREDGHFHRAALAGAAGFARLTVFFGGDDVCEAQRASGRGVELAEMLGQPAQVANLRYFRGVLTIMGPEADYKTGLHMAEEGLALARRLGLRDVVQRIVRGVAMNYTADGRFAQAEAAVAETLAELERDGLTTGEMYLSTLWVRDITRYASDRWDEVLDNGYHTNALALQSGNRTMRTAMATLFAPIHYLRGDYEEARRWADLGLDLAEQIANVNAYATAASLAMLTRTRLGETFDPAPYVDRIEKGLAAAGTMQLNTRFVGEALLAIGDVDRADRITAGLVGRLGGRLRQLLVLLARGDVLVRRGRLGEAAGCFAEARNLAELIGSRSGLVGALLGGAEVALARGATPCGVERAAELADELRIVHLAPRLAAVRGAVLELRGA